Sequence from the Ereboglobus luteus genome:
GCGCTACGACAATAGCGTGTGGTTTCGCGTGGAAATACTCGCGGACGCGACGAAAGGCACGGCGCGCATGGCGGTGGCGCATCCCGCGATGGAAAAACCGCGGGAGGTGCTGCGCTTCTCCGACCCCGCCGCCGGCAAAACCGGCCCGATCGCCCTGCAAATGCACAACGCGGGATTATTCGACGAGTTCAAGGATATCGCGATCGAGATCGACCCGGATGTGAATGAATTGCTGATGCTGCGGGAGTAGGGTTGGCGCGAGTGCCGGGCCTCACACATAGGCAAGCTCGCTTACAACGCCCTGTTTCACATCCACGCGCGCTATTTTAAACATGTTTGTTTCATTTACATAAAGGTAGCACGCCAATATATAAGTGCAGTCTGAGCCTTGTTTGTAGGTTTTTATGGCGGATTTGATGTGTTTAAATAAATCGTTGTATGAATTCTCTTTGCTTTGAAACACCATCACTTTCACCGGTGAATTGGACACAAGTAGTTTTTCAAAATCATACATAATTGCGCGAGTGGTCCGCGCCCACTCAGATTCAAGAACCATTGGGACTGATTGAAGTGCCTCCCACTTTCCTTGTTTACACCAAACCAAGTCATACAGCCATTCTCTGCCGTATCTTCTATTAAGGCCGGAACAGTAAACTCGATATTTGTATTTTTCCCCGAGTTCGCCAATGACCTCCTTCACGGTTTGCGTCCATGCACGATTCCCGTGTTTTTTTACTCTTACGCAAATGACATTTTGAAACGCATTGATTATATCCTTAACGTATTTTTTTGTATTCATTGTTTTAGTGCTCCGTATCTCAGTGGAATGTGCCTTAGCGCACATTGAAAGACGTTTATCGTCACCTCAATATCTTTTCCGACATCAAGCGCACACTTTATCGAATCAGAGTAGACAACAGTTGTCCACGTGGCGTGATATTTTCGAAATCATAAAAATCCGTATTTTAAATTGAATGCTTTTGCAGCACTCCTACCGGGATGCGTTTGACACGGGGCTTGGTCGCACGGCGAGGGCAAGGACTGCGCTGGTCACGGATTTCGGCAAACAGGATGCGCTGCGCTTCAAGATATTTTCGAGCATGATGAGCAATGAGTCCGAACGCGAGGCTGCGCGCGAATGGCTGGCGACACAGCCATTGAGCGACGAGGTGCGCGCCTCGTGGGAGACGCTTGCCGAGGCCGCGGCCAAGAAATGATGCGGATGGCGGCAGGGCGTGGACGCATTTCAAATTTTGATCGAACTACGCTTGCGCCCGGGAACGCGGACATCCTGTCCGCAAGTTTGGAATTTTGGACGGCGCGGCGCGCCGTCTTGCGGGCAGGATGCCCGCGCTCCCAGGAAGACGCTCTACTTTAACACTTCGGCGAGCTTGCCAGCGGCTTTGCCGCCGCCCATGGCAAAGTCGGGTTTGCCGCCGCCTTTGCCGTCCAATTTTGCGCAGAGTTCGGCGACGAGTTTGCCGGCTTGATGACCGGCTTTGTTCGCGGCGGGGGAGCAGAAGACAACCACGGATACTTTTTCAGGGCCGAAGGCGGCGCCGAGTTTCACCACGCCTTCGCCGAGTTTGCTCAGCACTTGGCTGCCGATGCTGCGGAGGGCGTCGGGCGTCGGGGCCTCGACAACGGCGGTGACTTGCTTGAGGCCGTCGGCGAGCCCGGTGGCTTTTGCGGCGAGGTCGGCGGCGAGGCTGGCGGCGGCGCGTTGTTCGTGGAGTTTGAGTTTCTTTTCCGTCTCGGTTTTGTGCGCGAGGAGGGTGTCGAATTTCTGGAGGATGTCTTGCGGGCCGGCTTGGATGCGGGCGCCGATTTCCTTGAGGAGCGTTTCGTGGTCGGAGGCGAGCGCGTAGGCGTGAAGGCCGGTGACGGCTTCGATGCGGCGCGTGCCGGCGGCGATGGCGCTTTCGACGCTGATTTTGAAGAGGCCGAGCTCGCCGGTGGCCGCGGTGTGCGTGCCGCCGCACAGTTCCATCGAGTAGCCGTCGAGTTTGCCGGGCGTGCCGCCGACTTGGACGACGCGGACGCGGTCGCCGTATTTATCGCCAAAGAACTGGTTGATGTCCTTGCGGGCGGCGATGTCGGCGTGCGCGACTTCGGTGGCGCTCACGGTGGCGTTTTCGATGATGCGCTGGTTGACGAGGGTTTCGATTTGGCGGAGCTGGTCGGGCTTGACTTGCTCGAAGTGCGCGAAGTCGAAGCGGAGGTAGCCGGGGTTGACGGAGGAGCCGGCCTGGCGGACGTGCGCGCCGAGCACTTCGCGGAGCGCCCAGTGGAGGAGGTGCGTGGCGGTGTGGTGGCGCTGGATCGCGCGGCGGCGGACGACGTCGGGCGAAAGGCTGAAGGATTGAAGGACCGAGGGGGCGAGCTCGGAGGCTTCGGCGGGGTTGGCGAGTTCGTGGAGGTGGCGACCGGATTTGTCCTTGATGGTGCTGGCGATGGCGTAGGTTTTGCCGTTGATGGAAACGGTGCCGGTGTCGCCGACTTGTCCGCCCATTTCGGCGTAGAAGGGCGTGCGGTCGAAGACGAGGCAGGCGCGTCCGTCGGAGACGGTGATGATTTCTACGAGGCTGGCGGTTTGCGGTTCGGGCTCGGCGTTGTATTGCGTGTGCGTATAATCGAAACCGGTGAAGGGGGTGGGCGCGGCGGTGGCGCTGTCGTTGTCGTTTTCGGTAACGGTGATAATTTCCTTTTTTTGCGCGGCGCGGGCGCGGGCGCGCTGGGCTTCCATTTCTTTTTCGAAGCCGGCGGTGTCGACGGTGACAAGGTATTCAGCAGCGAGAAGTTGCGTCATATCCAGAGGAAAACCATAGGTGTCATAGAGTTCAAAAACTACAGCGCCCGGGATTATTGGCGTATGCAAAATTTTCTGCTGCTGGCCGTTTTTCCCCAATTCTTCATGAGCTAAGTTAGCTGCTCGACTGAAGAGTGCGATGCCGCGGTCGAGCGTTTTGCCGAAGTTTTCCTCTTCGTTGCGGATTACTTTTTCGATGAGCGTTTGTTGCTCTTTCAGTTCGGGGAAGACGGTGCCGAGGGAGGCGACGACGGCGGGGACGAGTTTGGTGAAAAAGCCGGTGGAGAGGCCGAGGTCTTTGCGTCCGTAGAGGATGCCTCGGCGGAGGATGCGGCGGATGACGTAGTTGCGGCCTTCGTTACTCGGCAAAATTCCGTCGGCGATAGCGCATGAGACGGTGCGGGCGTGGTCGGCGAGGACGCGGAAGGCGATGTCGGTGCGTTGTTGTTCGCTGAGGTTTTCGCGGGTGGCGGGGACGGTGCCGGTGTAGGTCTTGCCGGAGAGTTTGGCGATGGCCTCGAAGAGCGAGGTGAAGATGTCGGCGTTGTAGTTGGAGGGCTCGGGCGTGAAATCGGTGAAGGCTTTTGTGGTGGCGTAAATGCCGGCGACGCGTTCGAAGCCCATGCCGGTGTCAACGTGGCGCGCGGGGAGCGGCGAGAAGCTGCCGTCGGCCCCGGCGTTGAACTGGATGAAGACGTGGTTCCAGATTTCGATGCAGCGGGGGGAGCCGGAATTGACGAGTGCGCGGCCGGCGGCTTCGTCGTCGGAGGGAAGGAGGTTGAAGTGGATTTCGGAGCAGGGGCCGCAGGGGCCGGTGTCGCCCATCATCCAGAAGTTGTCTTTTTTGTTGCCGTTGACGATGTGGACGGCGGGGTCGAGTCCGGCGGCGCGGAAGAGGCCGGCCCAGATGTCGTGGGCTTCCTGGTCGAAGTCGGCGGGGTCGTTTTTCGATTTGTCGGGAGAGTAGACGGTGGCGAAGAGGCGCTTGGCGGGGATGCCCCAGACTTTGGTGAGCAGTTCCCAGCCCCAGGCGAGGGATTCTTTTTTGAAGTAATCGCCGAACGACCAGTTGCCGAGCATTTCGAACATGGTGTGGTGGTAGGTGTCGAAGCCGACGTCATCGAGGTCGTTGTGCTTGCCGCCGGCGCGGATGCATTTCTGGGTGTCGGTGGCGCGGGTGTCGAGCGCGGGGCGGAGGGTGTTGGGACGGTGCGCGGCGTCGGGTTTGCGTTCGTTGAGGAAGATGGGGACGAACTGGTTCATGCCGGCGTTGGTGAAGAGCAGGCCGGGCGAGTCGGGCATGAGCGAGGAGGACGCGACGATGCTGTGCTGCTGCGAGGCGAAGTAGTCGAGGAAGGATTGGCGGATTTCGGAGGCGGTCATGTTTTGGAAGATTTTTTTGTTCACCACGGAGACACGGAGGGGCACGGAGATCGGAGGTGAGTTTTTTTAGAGGGAGAGGCGTTTGATGCCGTCGCGGAGGAGCGGGACGTTGAAGTTGATTAGGAGCGCGGTTTTGATGTTGGCGAGGCGCAGGTAGGTGAGCGTTTGCGCCGTGTGGATGGGCATGAGCGTCTCGACGGCTTTTAGCTCGAGGATGAGTTCGTTGTTGATGACAAAGTCGATCCGATAGGCGTCGTTTATGTCTTCGTCGCGATAGGTGATCGGGAGGATTTTTTGCCGTTCAAACGGGATTCCAAGATGGCGGAGCTCAATGGCGAGGCACGTTTCATACGCCGATTCCAGCAAGCCCGGCCCGAGGTGTTTGTGGACGGCGATCGCGGCCCCAATAACACGCCCTGCCAAATCATCCCGATCCAGACTCATATTTGAACTCCGTGCTTCTCCGTGTCTCCGTGGTGAACAAAAAACTCAGAGGTTTTTGATGATCGCGTCGGCCATTTGCCTGGTGCCGACTGTCGGGCGGCCGAAGGCGATGTCGCCGGTGCGGATGCCGTCTTGCGTGACGGTTTTGCGGACGGCGGCTTCGATTTTTTGGGCGAGCGCCTCCTGTCCGAAGCTGTGGCGGAGCATGAGCGCGGCGCTGAGGACTTGGGCGCAGGGGTTGGCGAGGCCTTTGCCGGCGATGTCGGGCGCGGTGCCGCCGGCGGGTTCGTAGAGGCCGAAGAGGAGGCCGAGGGAGTTTTTGCCGGTGCCGAGCGAGGCGGAGGAGAGCATGCCGAGCGAGCCGCAGATCACGGCCATCTCGTCGG
This genomic interval carries:
- a CDS encoding GxxExxY protein, which produces MSLDRDDLAGRVIGAAIAVHKHLGPGLLESAYETCLAIELRHLGIPFERQKILPITYRDEDINDAYRIDFVINNELILELKAVETLMPIHTAQTLTYLRLANIKTALLINFNVPLLRDGIKRLSL
- the alaS gene encoding alanine--tRNA ligase, translated to MTASEIRQSFLDYFASQQHSIVASSSLMPDSPGLLFTNAGMNQFVPIFLNERKPDAAHRPNTLRPALDTRATDTQKCIRAGGKHNDLDDVGFDTYHHTMFEMLGNWSFGDYFKKESLAWGWELLTKVWGIPAKRLFATVYSPDKSKNDPADFDQEAHDIWAGLFRAAGLDPAVHIVNGNKKDNFWMMGDTGPCGPCSEIHFNLLPSDDEAAGRALVNSGSPRCIEIWNHVFIQFNAGADGSFSPLPARHVDTGMGFERVAGIYATTKAFTDFTPEPSNYNADIFTSLFEAIAKLSGKTYTGTVPATRENLSEQQRTDIAFRVLADHARTVSCAIADGILPSNEGRNYVIRRILRRGILYGRKDLGLSTGFFTKLVPAVVASLGTVFPELKEQQTLIEKVIRNEEENFGKTLDRGIALFSRAANLAHEELGKNGQQQKILHTPIIPGAVVFELYDTYGFPLDMTQLLAAEYLVTVDTAGFEKEMEAQRARARAAQKKEIITVTENDNDSATAAPTPFTGFDYTHTQYNAEPEPQTASLVEIITVSDGRACLVFDRTPFYAEMGGQVGDTGTVSINGKTYAIASTIKDKSGRHLHELANPAEASELAPSVLQSFSLSPDVVRRRAIQRHHTATHLLHWALREVLGAHVRQAGSSVNPGYLRFDFAHFEQVKPDQLRQIETLVNQRIIENATVSATEVAHADIAARKDINQFFGDKYGDRVRVVQVGGTPGKLDGYSMELCGGTHTAATGELGLFKISVESAIAAGTRRIEAVTGLHAYALASDHETLLKEIGARIQAGPQDILQKFDTLLAHKTETEKKLKLHEQRAAASLAADLAAKATGLADGLKQVTAVVEAPTPDALRSIGSQVLSKLGEGVVKLGAAFGPEKVSVVVFCSPAANKAGHQAGKLVAELCAKLDGKGGGKPDFAMGGGKAAGKLAEVLK